The following are encoded in a window of Caldicellulosiruptor danielii genomic DNA:
- a CDS encoding IS256 family transposase encodes MEKDIIFETVKNMAIEQVLNTYCSQDDPNRPALKQLLEHLLNCIMLSERKIYLDKNQNDKGNGFYDRMLSTPVGNLELSVPRTRTSNFRPSVLPEPYKRVDSSYTDLLMSLVANGYSESLLIQTLKSLNLPYSEEEITKIKNDLKNELQLFKQRELPENAFALIIDGYHCEIRDNSKVKQATCYVVLGIDLEGKKDIFGIYTFFGKENKADWMKVFEDLITRGLKKVLIIVSDDFPGIIDAVKIAYPYADHQLCFVHLQRNVKRHMTKEDSSKFNKELERVRLSSSDIDEAVSAFNQLCNEYLPKYPRFLKGLLDKAEYYFAHIKYPEEIRKHIYTTNAVESINSIIEKIRIKSGGYFQSTEILEINIYLQRENFKRGKWKNGVPLIKHHTYEILQLFNLRYELDTQNS; translated from the coding sequence ATGGAAAAAGATATCATTTTTGAAACAGTTAAAAACATGGCGATTGAGCAAGTATTAAATACGTATTGCTCTCAAGACGACCCTAATCGCCCAGCTCTTAAGCAACTATTAGAACATTTGTTAAACTGCATTATGTTATCAGAACGAAAAATCTACCTTGATAAAAACCAGAATGATAAAGGTAATGGCTTTTATGATCGCATGCTTTCCACCCCAGTAGGTAACCTCGAACTTTCAGTACCACGAACAAGAACCAGTAATTTTCGCCCATCTGTCTTGCCTGAGCCATATAAAAGAGTTGATTCATCTTACACCGATTTACTCATGTCTTTGGTTGCTAATGGTTACTCTGAAAGTTTGCTAATCCAAACCCTTAAAAGCCTTAACTTACCTTACTCAGAAGAGGAAATAACTAAAATCAAAAATGACCTTAAAAACGAACTCCAGCTTTTCAAACAAAGAGAACTACCTGAAAATGCATTTGCTCTCATAATTGATGGCTACCATTGTGAAATCAGGGACAACTCAAAAGTCAAACAGGCTACATGCTATGTTGTTCTGGGCATCGATTTAGAAGGCAAAAAAGATATCTTTGGCATTTACACCTTCTTTGGCAAAGAAAATAAAGCTGATTGGATGAAAGTTTTCGAAGATTTAATCACAAGGGGACTAAAAAAAGTTTTAATAATTGTAAGCGATGACTTCCCTGGTATCATAGATGCAGTTAAAATCGCTTATCCTTATGCCGACCATCAATTATGTTTTGTCCACCTACAACGTAACGTAAAACGACATATGACAAAAGAAGATAGCTCAAAATTCAATAAAGAATTAGAGAGAGTAAGATTATCTTCTTCTGATATTGATGAAGCTGTTTCTGCTTTTAACCAACTTTGCAATGAATACCTTCCTAAATATCCTCGCTTTTTAAAAGGACTTTTAGATAAAGCTGAATATTACTTTGCTCATATAAAATATCCTGAGGAAATTAGAAAGCATATTTATACTACTAATGCAGTAGAAAGCATAAATAGCATAATTGAAAAAATAAGAATAAAATCGGGCGGATATTTTCAATCAACAGAAATTCTTGAAATTAATATTTATCTTCAAAGAGAGAACTTTAAGCGAGGTAAATGGAAAAATGGGGTACCTCTTATTAAACACCATACTTACGAAATCTTACAGCTTTTCAATTTACGCTATGAATTGGATACACAAAATTCTTGA
- a CDS encoding VWA domain-containing protein produces the protein MKKNLKKLLTMIILCAFTMNILIPYFVKAESLPANTSAYTGASPQDTSLIKSPRQILFEQIERLSGLPEPFYDQKPSYDEKIKQVKIALIKALNFFDSDTTIFDRNFFDYVEKAVRKLEYYLHHGNLKKDIAPTINEIRTSCILAAKLVVENLKKVCEENESIFTQKQKKEFLKAVEEYNKGCDFENKKNNEQAIHFYRNSWERLNELKKAIFQLQDKDSDSCPDFLEEKFGLKTNKKDTDGDNLSDFFEVLKLFNLTDGKSIDTDRDGIPDSQEDPDEDKLVNIEEQRFGTDPLLPDTDGDGLDDYFEIFTFKSSPLKIDTDEDGLLDKSEYLLGTDPNTPDTDQDGIFDGLEEYKQVFTDKETGAKVEITAEGDISEFVTTRNLSNEEIFQHVYGLVSEPVDFEVYAPFKEATVYIPIDTTKVPNGDIQNVKMFYFDENLMTFVPLDEQGVDVEKKLVWAKTDHFTTFVLFYIPTWKAVWEVPINKGEREVSHQTKYIDIVFVLDSSGSMSWNDPNDYRKTAAKSFVDALVQGDRAAVVDFDSYGYLLQPLTHDFEAVKSAIDRIDSSGGTDIAAGIRIANQQLISQSSDDRIKVIILLTDGEGYYDQSLTAQAKDSNITIYTIGLGTSVDENLLRNIAAQTGGMYFSVSSASQLPQVFSRITEIVTEPVDTDGDGIPDSVEVSGARTGFGTLVYSDPNNPDTDGDGIEDGEEIGVLVNGPNGEYYKSSTNPAIKDSDQDGLFDAEEDEYGTKPYNRDTDGDGLSDGIEVSMGYSPLHKNYDGDSYTDKEEAERGLDPYLYDKTWFEHIKDILAGATCGDAGEILVKYGILAERTLKSLGYLIGQIASGFIPFSDIRDAVASLVKLDFAGVFTNLLGFVPGAGDIADAARGFLKFIGLGDECIRIAARLIYEKFDAWKSMFTSSVFLPVFALLSKGEGNLKALEDAVGDREKLLKTVPELAQHNCIDEVAECLNNAKDKIILKEIEKIQNIEDIETRVNKYMIKNNLKSEVIKAERFAVEAAVDYFTSLGYICVYKAPHGVKGPDLVFRKGDDYLIVEAKGAVDTTKNPTVGSGRLFNYVKDEETGVKEKFAQLSWEWLSTNPKRYLGVMKREMDPVEFEKFKEFLRNEGQYEAAVVYAAKNEKIKWDGGIAKYLKEAVADNEHIKSMTMIKMTF, from the coding sequence AAAGTCCAAGGCAGATTTTGTTTGAACAAATTGAAAGGTTATCAGGTTTGCCAGAACCTTTCTATGATCAAAAGCCATCTTATGACGAAAAAATCAAACAGGTGAAAATTGCACTGATAAAGGCTTTAAACTTTTTTGACAGTGACACCACCATCTTTGACAGGAACTTTTTTGATTATGTTGAAAAGGCAGTCAGAAAGCTTGAGTATTATTTGCATCATGGGAACCTCAAAAAAGATATAGCTCCAACCATAAACGAGATAAGAACAAGCTGCATTTTGGCAGCAAAGCTGGTTGTAGAAAATTTAAAGAAGGTATGTGAAGAAAATGAGAGCATTTTTACCCAAAAACAGAAAAAGGAGTTTTTGAAAGCAGTTGAGGAATATAATAAAGGCTGTGATTTTGAAAACAAAAAGAACAATGAGCAGGCTATTCATTTTTACAGAAATTCATGGGAACGTTTAAACGAGCTCAAAAAAGCAATTTTTCAGCTTCAGGACAAAGACAGTGACAGTTGTCCCGATTTTCTTGAAGAAAAATTTGGGCTTAAGACTAACAAGAAGGATACAGATGGAGATAACCTTTCGGACTTCTTTGAAGTTTTAAAGCTTTTCAATCTGACAGATGGTAAATCCATTGACACAGACAGAGATGGCATACCGGACAGTCAGGAAGATCCGGATGAAGACAAACTTGTAAATATTGAAGAGCAGAGATTTGGCACAGACCCTCTTTTGCCCGATACAGACGGTGACGGACTGGATGATTATTTTGAAATTTTTACTTTTAAAAGTTCACCGCTGAAAATTGATACTGACGAGGATGGTCTGCTGGACAAAAGTGAATATCTACTTGGCACAGACCCGAATACGCCTGATACAGATCAGGATGGTATTTTTGATGGACTTGAAGAGTATAAACAGGTGTTTACAGATAAAGAAACTGGCGCAAAGGTGGAAATTACAGCAGAGGGTGACATTTCAGAATTTGTTACAACAAGAAATCTCAGCAATGAAGAAATATTCCAGCATGTTTATGGTTTGGTTTCTGAACCTGTTGATTTTGAGGTATATGCGCCTTTTAAGGAAGCTACAGTATATATTCCAATTGACACAACAAAAGTTCCAAACGGTGATATACAGAATGTAAAAATGTTTTATTTTGATGAAAATTTGATGACTTTTGTTCCACTTGATGAACAGGGTGTAGATGTTGAAAAAAAGCTTGTATGGGCAAAGACAGACCATTTTACAACTTTTGTACTCTTCTATATACCGACATGGAAAGCAGTTTGGGAAGTTCCAATAAACAAAGGCGAAAGGGAAGTTAGCCATCAGACAAAGTATATAGACATAGTATTTGTGCTTGATTCATCTGGGAGCATGAGCTGGAATGACCCGAACGATTACAGAAAAACAGCCGCCAAGTCTTTTGTAGATGCACTTGTGCAGGGAGACAGGGCAGCTGTTGTAGATTTTGACAGTTATGGATACTTGTTACAACCGCTTACACATGATTTTGAAGCAGTCAAGAGTGCAATTGACAGGATTGACAGCAGCGGTGGTACAGACATAGCAGCAGGTATAAGGATTGCAAATCAGCAATTAATTTCACAGAGCTCTGACGACAGGATAAAGGTAATAATACTTTTAACAGACGGTGAAGGATACTATGACCAGAGCCTCACTGCTCAGGCAAAAGACAGCAATATAACTATCTACACAATAGGTTTGGGTACAAGCGTTGATGAAAATCTTTTACGTAATATAGCAGCGCAGACAGGCGGGATGTATTTTTCAGTATCTTCTGCTTCTCAACTCCCACAGGTATTCAGCAGAATAACAGAAATAGTAACAGAGCCAGTTGACACTGATGGAGATGGAATACCGGACAGTGTAGAGGTATCAGGTGCGCGAACAGGTTTTGGAACTTTGGTTTATTCAGACCCCAATAATCCAGACACAGATGGAGATGGGATAGAAGATGGTGAAGAAATAGGTGTACTTGTTAACGGGCCCAATGGTGAATATTACAAGTCATCCACAAACCCTGCTATTAAAGATAGCGATCAGGATGGGCTTTTTGACGCTGAAGAGGATGAATATGGAACAAAGCCATATAATAGAGACACAGATGGTGATGGGCTGTCCGATGGTATTGAAGTTAGCATGGGATACTCACCGCTTCACAAAAACTATGACGGCGATTCATATACAGACAAAGAAGAAGCTGAAAGAGGACTTGATCCGTACCTGTATGATAAAACATGGTTCGAACATATAAAAGATATTCTGGCAGGTGCAACATGCGGTGATGCAGGTGAGATACTTGTAAAGTATGGTATACTGGCAGAAAGAACTTTGAAATCTCTTGGCTATTTGATAGGACAAATTGCTTCGGGATTTATTCCATTTTCCGACATAAGAGATGCTGTTGCAAGCCTTGTAAAACTTGACTTTGCAGGGGTATTTACTAACCTGCTTGGGTTTGTGCCGGGTGCTGGTGATATTGCTGATGCTGCAAGAGGATTTTTAAAGTTTATAGGGCTTGGAGATGAGTGTATCAGAATTGCGGCAAGGCTTATATATGAAAAGTTTGATGCATGGAAGAGTATGTTTACATCTTCTGTATTCCTGCCTGTTTTTGCGTTACTTTCAAAGGGAGAAGGCAATCTTAAAGCATTGGAAGATGCTGTAGGAGATAGAGAAAAACTTTTGAAAACTGTACCAGAACTTGCACAGCATAATTGTATTGATGAGGTAGCAGAGTGCCTTAATAATGCAAAAGACAAGATAATATTAAAAGAGATTGAAAAAATACAAAATATTGAAGATATAGAAACAAGAGTAAATAAATACATGATAAAAAATAATCTAAAAAGTGAAGTGATAAAAGCAGAAAGGTTTGCAGTTGAAGCTGCAGTTGATTACTTTACATCTCTTGGCTATATATGCGTATACAAAGCACCCCATGGAGTAAAGGGACCTGACTTAGTTTTCAGAAAAGGTGATGATTATTTAATAGTAGAGGCAAAAGGAGCAGTAGATACTACTAAAAATCCGACAGTAGGAAGTGGAAGGCTGTTTAATTATGTGAAAGACGAAGAAACAGGGGTGAAAGAAAAATTTGCCCAGCTTTCATGGGAATGGCTGAGTACAAATCCAAAAAGGTATCTGGGTGTTATGAAAAGAGAAATGGACCCTGTGGAATTTGAGAAATTCAAGGAATTTTTGCGAAATGAAGGGCAGTATGAGGCAGCTGTTGTGTATGCGGCAAAGAATGAGAAGATAAAATGGGATGGGGGAATTGCAAAATACCTGAAAGAAGCTGTTGCAGACAATGAGCATATCAAAAGCATGACAATGATCAAGATGACATTTTAA